A stretch of the Halorussus vallis genome encodes the following:
- a CDS encoding PAS domain S-box protein, with translation MSDQLREEKRKIEELHEVAAEMEACTAEDEVYRRGVDAAESILEFDICGIDAAEDGYLVPKATSTEMPADGYDAVAVDEGIAGRTYREGESFVIPDVRATDAAEPVDTEYRSVLSVPLGDHGVFQAGSRETGAFDEEDLELAELLLSHVTQVLARIDSQSALRESEQKYRTLVEGSHDAIFIHSDRRFRFVNDRVADLTGYDREELLGMDVRELIHEGDREFVRELVERRERDEGAPHYELRIRTKDGEVRYLEMSVQVISYEGEIAHLGSARDVTERRERKRTVERQNERLKEFASVVSHDLRNPLNVARGHLELARDTGGDHHFEKTERALDRMETLIGDLLSLARQGQDVRETERLDLETVVARAWSTVSTGDATLVVDGDLGEIEADGGRLRELFENLFRNSVEHAGADATVTVAGTPDGFAVADDGPGVPADERERVFDHGYSTAADGSGLGLTIVENIVDAHDWEIRVGESDAGGARFEVDRGF, from the coding sequence ATGAGCGACCAGTTACGAGAGGAAAAGCGAAAGATCGAGGAACTCCACGAGGTCGCCGCCGAGATGGAGGCGTGCACCGCCGAGGACGAGGTGTACCGCCGCGGCGTCGACGCCGCCGAGAGCATTCTGGAGTTCGACATCTGCGGCATCGACGCGGCCGAGGACGGCTACCTAGTCCCGAAGGCGACGTCGACCGAGATGCCCGCCGACGGCTACGACGCCGTCGCGGTCGACGAGGGCATCGCGGGTCGGACCTACCGTGAGGGCGAGTCGTTCGTAATTCCGGACGTCCGGGCGACCGACGCGGCCGAACCGGTCGACACGGAGTACCGGTCCGTCCTCAGCGTCCCGCTCGGCGACCACGGCGTCTTCCAGGCGGGGTCGCGCGAGACGGGCGCGTTCGACGAGGAGGACCTCGAACTCGCGGAACTGCTGCTGTCACACGTCACGCAGGTGCTCGCCCGCATCGACTCCCAGTCGGCGCTCCGGGAGAGCGAGCAGAAGTACCGGACGCTGGTCGAGGGGAGCCACGACGCCATCTTCATCCACAGCGACAGGCGGTTCCGGTTCGTCAACGACCGCGTCGCCGACCTCACCGGCTACGACCGCGAGGAACTGCTCGGGATGGACGTTCGAGAACTCATCCACGAAGGCGACCGCGAGTTCGTCAGGGAACTGGTCGAGCGCCGCGAGCGCGACGAGGGCGCGCCCCACTACGAACTCCGCATCCGCACGAAGGACGGCGAGGTCCGGTACCTGGAGATGAGCGTGCAGGTCATCTCCTACGAGGGCGAAATCGCCCACCTCGGCTCGGCCCGCGACGTGACCGAGCGCCGCGAGCGCAAGCGGACGGTCGAGCGCCAGAACGAGCGTCTGAAGGAGTTCGCCAGCGTGGTCTCCCACGACCTGCGCAACCCGCTGAACGTCGCGCGCGGCCACCTCGAACTCGCCCGCGACACCGGCGGCGACCACCACTTCGAGAAGACCGAGCGCGCGCTCGACCGGATGGAGACGCTCATCGGCGACCTGCTGAGCCTCGCCAGACAGGGCCAGGACGTCCGCGAAACCGAGCGCCTGGACCTCGAAACCGTGGTCGCCCGGGCGTGGTCGACGGTGTCGACCGGCGACGCGACGCTCGTCGTCGACGGCGACCTCGGCGAAATCGAGGCCGACGGCGGCCGACTGCGCGAACTGTTCGAGAACCTGTTTCGGAACAGCGTCGAACACGCCGGCGCCGACGCGACCGTCACCGTCGCCGGGACGCCCGATGGCTTCGCCGTCGCAGACGACGGGCCGGGCGTCCCCGCGGACGAGCGCGAGCGCGTCTTCGACCACGGCTACTC
- a CDS encoding proteasome assembly chaperone family protein — MPRTDATARFERRAELSPEAPTLLVGMPENGVVGSIAVNQVTEQLDLERQGHIVSESFPPVTTFGEGRVRDLVRVYAGTDPSVVVPQCDVAMPPEASADLAACIVNDLAADFERAIVLAGVPAQNEEAVGEVTAVVTSEEMASEVEAIGVPLESGVGFIGGTSGAVVNDCYHANVPTIALVVKAHPFLPDPNAARALIEKALEPLVEFDIDTRELEEEAEAIRNEMEQVARYFEQLQSDPDHSTAESSMYQ, encoded by the coding sequence ATGCCCAGAACGGACGCAACCGCCCGATTCGAACGACGCGCCGAACTCTCGCCCGAGGCGCCGACGCTCCTGGTCGGGATGCCCGAGAACGGGGTGGTCGGAAGTATCGCGGTCAACCAGGTAACCGAACAACTCGACCTCGAACGACAGGGCCACATCGTCTCCGAGTCGTTCCCGCCGGTGACGACGTTCGGCGAGGGCCGGGTTCGCGACCTGGTGCGCGTGTACGCCGGCACCGACCCGTCGGTCGTGGTTCCGCAGTGCGACGTCGCCATGCCCCCGGAGGCGAGCGCCGACCTGGCGGCCTGCATCGTCAACGACCTGGCGGCCGACTTCGAGCGGGCCATCGTCCTGGCCGGCGTCCCGGCCCAGAACGAGGAGGCGGTCGGCGAGGTCACCGCCGTCGTGACCTCCGAGGAGATGGCGAGCGAGGTCGAAGCGATCGGCGTCCCCCTGGAATCCGGCGTCGGCTTCATCGGCGGCACGAGCGGCGCCGTGGTGAACGACTGCTATCACGCGAACGTCCCCACGATAGCGCTCGTGGTGAAGGCCCACCCGTTCCTCCCCGACCCGAACGCCGCGCGGGCGCTCATCGAGAAGGCGCTGGAACCGCTCGTCGAGTTCGACATCGACACCCGCGAACTGGAGGAGGAGGCCGAGGCCATCCGGAACGAGATGGAACAGGTCGCCCGCTACTTCGAGCAGTTACAGTCCGACCCGGACCACTCGACCGCCGAGTCGTCGATGTACCAGTGA
- a CDS encoding DUF7344 domain-containing protein, which produces MRRSPLPWIRRDAARRTERAERGTAADEPRRRILEAVAASSRPVHLSELVDDLLVGVERPISRDETAEERRRAYAALRTEYLPPLVEAGVLSFDRVDDTVELTPYGARVARKRAQRR; this is translated from the coding sequence GTGAGACGCTCGCCGCTGCCGTGGATTCGGCGGGACGCCGCGCGCCGGACCGAGCGGGCCGAGCGCGGGACCGCCGCGGACGAACCCCGACGGCGAATCCTGGAGGCGGTGGCCGCCTCCAGTCGACCGGTCCACCTCTCGGAACTGGTCGACGACCTCCTGGTCGGCGTCGAGCGACCGATTTCGCGCGACGAGACGGCCGAGGAGCGCCGGCGCGCGTACGCGGCGCTCCGCACCGAGTACCTCCCGCCGCTCGTCGAAGCGGGCGTGCTCTCGTTCGACCGGGTCGACGACACGGTCGAACTGACGCCGTACGGCGCCCGCGTCGCGAGGAAGCGGGCACAACGACGGTGA
- a CDS encoding D-lyxose/D-mannose family sugar isomerase produces the protein MEVVDYGLGDLDRVGTEIVVYENNDRYCAKELVLFGGQTCPEHRHPPFDDYPGKRETFRVRWGEVYLYVEDESADDSVESSADSDSPRSVDPPMREEHYTASEEIHLEPGEQYTIPPDTRHWFVAGEDGAVISEFSSPSFDEKDVFTDPKIDRMAGSY, from the coding sequence ATGGAGGTCGTCGACTACGGCCTCGGCGACCTCGACCGGGTCGGCACCGAAATCGTCGTCTACGAGAACAACGACCGCTACTGCGCGAAGGAACTGGTGCTGTTCGGCGGCCAGACCTGCCCCGAACACCGCCACCCGCCGTTCGACGACTACCCCGGCAAGCGCGAAACGTTCCGGGTCCGGTGGGGCGAGGTGTACCTCTACGTCGAGGACGAGTCGGCCGACGATTCGGTCGAATCGTCGGCCGACTCCGACTCCCCGCGGTCGGTCGACCCACCGATGCGCGAAGAGCACTACACCGCGAGCGAGGAAATCCACCTCGAACCCGGCGAGCAGTACACCATCCCGCCCGACACCCGCCACTGGTTCGTCGCCGGCGAGGACGGCGCGGTCATCTCGGAGTTCTCCTCGCCGAGTTTCGACGAGAAGGACGTGTTCACCGACCCGAAGATAGACCGGATGGCCGGAAGCTACTGA